In the Pseudomonas sp. ADAK2 genome, one interval contains:
- a CDS encoding glycosyltransferase family 39 protein, translated as MKYRRETEIAGRPDGHAGRTRASAFSPLPQWLVDYGFWLILVLAALVRFYDLTAAAIWGDEGSSLLMSQYSLGDIWFHAAHDVHPPLYFMLLHGWIELFGDGIFSIRSLSALPGIATVALGFWLVRLVANPRAALLAGLLLALLPTAVRYSQEVRMYSWLGLWLLGATVALVYWVKQPRHTRPLVIYALLMTAGFYTHYFTALCVIVHWAYLLVLRLHPTHPMKHITRPAWWLANVAIVALFMPWLPGLIDLLQHMDELKANGDVGWETAVTLSSLPTMVWDYLIQDDGDNLPGLMFAALPLLLLAVIVLTVMRDRSLYRWSALLAIYTVVPLLLVFGVSFISPVFIERYLTAYALGLPLIMGLAIDRLLDGFRVLALALLVLLLGTELVGVKTNATVDVDDQTSVMVEFVNQHYVAGDRIVISDMLWYLSYVYYNRTDAAPLLYTPPLANGSSSRPNAYGFGTLIDDHAEKIYLDRLTELPSGTGRVWLISSTDQPDEFAPLPSGWQQISEKAAGSNRARLFLMAAGKR; from the coding sequence ATGAAGTACCGCAGGGAAACAGAAATTGCCGGCCGCCCTGACGGACATGCCGGTCGTACGCGAGCCTCGGCGTTTTCCCCTCTGCCGCAATGGCTGGTCGATTACGGCTTCTGGCTGATTCTGGTGCTGGCCGCGCTGGTGCGTTTCTACGACCTCACTGCTGCCGCCATTTGGGGCGACGAAGGCTCAAGCCTGTTGATGAGCCAATACTCGTTGGGCGATATCTGGTTTCACGCGGCCCATGACGTGCACCCACCGCTGTATTTCATGCTGTTGCACGGCTGGATCGAGCTGTTCGGCGACGGCATTTTTTCTATCCGCAGCTTGAGCGCGTTGCCCGGCATTGCCACGGTAGCGCTGGGGTTTTGGCTGGTGCGGCTGGTGGCCAATCCCCGTGCCGCGCTGCTCGCCGGTTTGCTGCTGGCGCTGCTGCCCACGGCGGTGCGCTACAGCCAGGAAGTGCGGATGTATTCGTGGCTCGGGCTGTGGTTGCTCGGCGCGACCGTTGCGTTGGTGTATTGGGTCAAGCAACCCCGGCATACGCGGCCTCTGGTGATCTATGCGCTGCTGATGACGGCGGGGTTCTACACCCATTACTTCACGGCGCTGTGCGTGATTGTGCATTGGGCCTATTTGCTGGTCTTGCGCCTGCACCCTACTCATCCGATGAAACACATCACGCGGCCGGCCTGGTGGCTGGCCAACGTCGCGATTGTGGCGCTGTTCATGCCCTGGTTGCCCGGCCTGATCGATCTGCTGCAGCACATGGATGAGCTCAAAGCCAATGGCGACGTGGGTTGGGAAACTGCCGTTACTCTCAGCTCGCTGCCGACGATGGTCTGGGATTACCTGATTCAGGACGATGGCGATAACTTGCCAGGGTTGATGTTCGCCGCCCTGCCGCTGCTATTGCTGGCGGTGATTGTGCTGACGGTCATGCGTGATCGCAGCCTCTACCGCTGGAGTGCCTTGCTCGCGATTTACACCGTGGTCCCGCTGCTGCTGGTGTTCGGCGTGTCGTTTATTTCGCCGGTGTTTATCGAGCGCTACCTGACCGCCTATGCATTGGGTCTGCCACTGATCATGGGGCTGGCCATCGACCGCCTGCTGGACGGTTTTCGCGTGTTGGCGCTGGCGTTGCTGGTGCTGTTGCTCGGCACCGAACTGGTGGGCGTGAAGACCAATGCCACGGTGGATGTGGATGACCAGACCAGCGTGATGGTCGAGTTCGTCAACCAGCATTACGTCGCGGGCGATCGCATCGTCATCAGCGACATGCTCTGGTACTTGAGCTATGTCTATTACAACCGCACCGACGCCGCGCCGTTGCTCTACACCCCACCCCTGGCCAATGGCAGCTCCAGCCGCCCGAATGCCTACGGGTTTGGCACCCTGATCGATGACCACGCGGAAAAAATCTACCTCGACCGCCTTACTGAACTACCTTCAGGTACGGGGCGTGTGTGGTTGATCAGCAGCACCGACCAACCCGACGAATTCGCCCCGCTGCCCTCAGGCTGGCAACAAATCAGTGAAAAGGCCGCCGGCAGTAACCGTGCGCGGTTGTTTTTGATGGCCGCCGGCAAGCGCTGA
- a CDS encoding HlyD family efflux transporter periplasmic adaptor subunit has product MNLPSLRADLQLQAAAPALDGSPRWTLADPVRGRYFKLGAAAMRLLRHWSLGDPDKVLQAANREPGLPLDGTELEQLLNFLRGHDLITALDPQQRASYSLKAASQRQTLWQVLLHQYLFFRIPLWRPDAFLNRAWPWLERFGPNALRFGLPATLMLGVFLVSRDWQRFIATFPHLFSLGGALSFGVALFFAKLCHEFGHAFMAKRAGCRVQSMGVAFMVMLPMFYTDVSDAWRVNDRRARLLIGAGGVMAELLLASVALLAWSFLPDGPGRTAAFMLASATWITTLVINLNPFMRFDGYFLLSDFWEVDNLQGPAFALCRWRLREALFGYGAPAPEPWSPSMQRRLLIWGYGSWLWRAVLFFGIALAVYHLFFKLLGIFLMFVELVWFIFLPIVREWREWWTRRDQAHAPRVLLSTLGLVAIVLLLAVPWRSAVELPSMLEAGRVSTLHAPVASRVKQVNVRDGQLVAQGEVLIELESPDLDSRQAIVRREIQIQQLQMRRQASRSETVADAGIVEQRLAEAVAEYRGLAAQRERLLIRAPQAGKVRDLLPQLNAGRWLSPKEPLARVVEEGARLRGYLAEAELWRVAPGAQGRFIAEDPMHPAVAVQLSEIDTNGAGFIEQEALTSDHHGPIAVRRDQSQRPEPIQAQYAVRLRPLDAIATPTQPLRGVVVVQGRSESLLGTAWHRMAALGVRESGF; this is encoded by the coding sequence ATGAACCTGCCGAGCCTGCGGGCAGACTTGCAACTGCAAGCGGCGGCGCCGGCCCTCGACGGCTCGCCGCGCTGGACCCTGGCCGACCCGGTGCGCGGTCGTTATTTCAAACTCGGCGCGGCGGCGATGCGCCTGTTGCGTCATTGGTCCCTGGGCGATCCCGACAAGGTGTTGCAAGCGGCGAACCGCGAGCCGGGCCTGCCGTTGGATGGCACTGAGCTTGAGCAACTGCTGAATTTCCTCCGTGGCCACGACCTGATCACCGCCCTCGATCCGCAACAGCGCGCCAGCTACAGCCTGAAAGCCGCCTCCCAGCGCCAGACGCTGTGGCAGGTCCTGTTGCACCAATACCTGTTTTTCCGCATTCCGCTGTGGCGCCCGGACGCGTTTCTCAATCGCGCCTGGCCGTGGCTGGAGCGCTTCGGCCCGAATGCTTTGCGCTTCGGCTTGCCGGCCACCCTGATGCTGGGGGTGTTCCTGGTGTCCCGGGACTGGCAGCGATTTATCGCGACCTTCCCGCATTTGTTCAGCCTTGGCGGCGCACTGTCGTTCGGTGTGGCGCTGTTCTTTGCCAAGCTCTGTCACGAATTCGGCCACGCCTTCATGGCCAAGCGTGCCGGTTGCCGGGTGCAGAGCATGGGCGTGGCATTCATGGTGATGCTGCCGATGTTCTACACCGATGTCAGCGACGCCTGGCGGGTCAATGATCGGCGCGCCCGGTTGCTGATCGGCGCCGGGGGCGTGATGGCGGAATTGCTGCTGGCCAGCGTCGCGTTGCTGGCCTGGTCGTTCCTGCCCGACGGGCCCGGACGCACAGCGGCGTTCATGCTCGCCAGCGCGACCTGGATCACCACGCTGGTGATTAACCTCAACCCGTTCATGCGCTTCGATGGTTACTTTTTGCTCAGTGACTTCTGGGAAGTCGACAACCTCCAGGGTCCAGCCTTTGCCCTGTGCCGCTGGCGTTTGCGCGAAGCCCTGTTCGGTTATGGCGCGCCGGCGCCGGAGCCTTGGTCGCCGTCGATGCAACGCCGTTTGTTGATCTGGGGCTACGGTTCGTGGCTGTGGCGCGCGGTGCTGTTTTTCGGGATTGCGCTGGCGGTGTATCACCTGTTCTTCAAGCTGTTGGGCATCTTCCTGATGTTCGTCGAACTGGTGTGGTTCATCTTCCTGCCGATCGTGCGTGAATGGCGCGAGTGGTGGACCCGCCGCGATCAGGCCCACGCCCCGCGGGTGTTGCTGAGCACGCTGGGGTTGGTCGCGATTGTTCTGCTGTTGGCGGTGCCGTGGCGCAGTGCGGTGGAGTTGCCGTCGATGCTCGAGGCCGGTCGCGTCAGCACGTTGCATGCGCCGGTGGCGTCGCGGGTCAAGCAGGTGAACGTGCGCGATGGTCAGCTGGTGGCCCAGGGCGAGGTGTTGATTGAACTGGAATCCCCTGACCTCGACTCACGCCAGGCCATCGTCCGCCGGGAAATCCAGATCCAGCAATTGCAGATGCGCCGGCAGGCCAGCCGCAGTGAAACCGTGGCCGACGCTGGCATCGTCGAGCAGCGTCTGGCCGAAGCCGTGGCCGAGTATCGCGGACTGGCCGCGCAGCGCGAGCGTTTGCTGATTCGGGCCCCCCAGGCCGGCAAGGTGCGTGACCTGCTGCCGCAATTGAATGCCGGGCGCTGGTTGTCGCCCAAGGAGCCGCTGGCCAGGGTGGTCGAGGAGGGCGCGCGTTTGCGTGGTTATCTGGCCGAGGCCGAATTGTGGCGGGTCGCGCCCGGGGCTCAGGGGCGGTTTATCGCCGAGGACCCGATGCACCCGGCCGTCGCCGTGCAACTGAGCGAAATCGACACCAACGGTGCCGGGTTCATTGAGCAGGAAGCGCTGACGTCCGACCATCACGGGCCGATTGCGGTGCGCCGCGACCAGAGCCAGCGCCCGGAGCCGATTCAGGCGCAATACGCGGTACGCCTCAGGCCGCTCGACGCTATCGCCACCCCGACGCAACCGTTGCGCGGTGTGGTGGTGGTGCAAGGTCGCAGTGAGTCATTGTTGGGAACGGCCTGGCACCGGATGGCGGCGTTGGGTGTGAGGGAGAGTGGTTTTTAG
- a CDS encoding GNAT family N-acetyltransferase: MLNSNSNDVGDLVVRPSCATDGPFLHSLYHAARPDLQWIDGEQELVEQVIAQQFKVQEQGTGESYPDAMHFVVEKLGTPIGALTADFGTNEIRVLYLAFIPAARGKGYGRTVLQGVQKAAEQVRCPVATVVWANNPHARRHYLALGFQVEESNVAAERLVWYPGQPQSALVS, from the coding sequence ATGCTGAACAGCAATTCCAATGACGTGGGTGATCTGGTGGTGCGCCCGTCCTGTGCCACTGACGGACCGTTTTTGCACAGCCTTTACCATGCAGCTCGCCCCGATCTGCAATGGATCGATGGCGAGCAAGAGCTGGTGGAACAGGTGATCGCCCAGCAATTCAAAGTGCAAGAGCAGGGCACCGGCGAGTCCTACCCCGACGCCATGCACTTCGTGGTGGAAAAACTCGGCACGCCAATTGGCGCGTTGACCGCCGATTTCGGCACCAATGAAATCCGCGTTTTGTACTTGGCGTTTATCCCCGCCGCGCGCGGTAAAGGCTATGGCCGCACGGTGCTGCAAGGGGTGCAGAAAGCCGCCGAACAGGTGCGCTGCCCGGTGGCGACGGTGGTCTGGGCCAACAATCCCCATGCACGTAGGCACTATCTGGCGTTGGGGTTTCAGGTCGAGGAAAGCAACGTGGCGGCCGAGCGGCTGGTCTGGTATCCCGGCCAGCCGCAGTCGGCGCTGGTCAGTTGA
- a CDS encoding phage tail protein — MDVFLGTILPFGFPYAPSGWMQANGQTLPVNQYNALFALLGVIYGGNGQQTFMLPNLCGRLPMHQGQGVNLTNRVIGEVIGTENTSLLVGNLPPHAPVITATATSALTASTTVNLASVASTPTTAPSNDNAYIGASVATGPNSAGIFSTALGANPIALKGVDSTVGGTVNVTATAQTIGSGTPLGIVNPVLVLNFCVALQGLFPSRN, encoded by the coding sequence ATGGACGTGTTTCTCGGAACCATTCTTCCCTTCGGCTTCCCCTATGCTCCCAGCGGTTGGATGCAAGCCAACGGGCAGACGCTGCCGGTCAACCAGTACAACGCCTTGTTCGCCTTACTGGGTGTGATCTATGGCGGTAACGGGCAGCAAACCTTCATGCTGCCCAACCTGTGCGGACGCTTGCCGATGCACCAGGGCCAAGGCGTCAACCTGACGAACCGAGTGATCGGTGAAGTCATCGGCACAGAAAACACCAGCCTGCTGGTGGGCAACCTGCCGCCCCACGCGCCAGTCATCACCGCGACCGCGACCTCGGCCCTGACCGCCTCGACCACGGTCAACCTGGCCAGTGTCGCCAGCACCCCGACCACCGCGCCGTCGAATGACAATGCCTACATCGGTGCCTCCGTGGCGACGGGGCCGAACTCTGCCGGGATCTTCTCGACAGCACTCGGCGCCAACCCCATTGCACTCAAGGGTGTCGACAGCACCGTCGGCGGCACCGTCAACGTCACCGCCACCGCGCAAACCATCGGCAGCGGTACACCGCTGGGCATCGTCAATCCGGTGCTGGTGCTGAACTTCTGTGTCGCGCTTCAGGGGCTTTTCCCTTCACGCAATTGA
- a CDS encoding sulfotransferase family protein gives MVKGLQQFHFISGLPRSGSTLLSAILLQNPRFHAGMSSPVGTLFTSVLEQCSAGSEFGAVIDTPLRRRLLRGLFDSFYAEQADKPVIFDTNRQWCARLPALQDLFPQAKTIACVRNVAWVMDSLERLYRADPFENTKLFNDEVERNTVYSRCETLAQRNRLVGFAWTALKEAYYGENADSLLIVDYDLLSQAPERVLRLVYEFIGEPWFEHDFDNLVYDAPEFDQALGVSGLHRVKPKVALQSRRTILPPDLFDKYAELSFWHDGSSSAANVIRMKSDAAIN, from the coding sequence ATGGTGAAGGGATTGCAACAGTTCCACTTTATCTCCGGTTTGCCGCGCTCAGGGTCCACCCTGCTGTCGGCCATTCTTTTGCAGAACCCGCGCTTTCATGCGGGGATGAGCAGCCCGGTCGGTACGCTGTTCACCAGCGTCCTGGAACAATGCAGCGCCGGCAGCGAATTCGGTGCAGTGATCGACACCCCGTTACGCCGTCGCCTGTTGCGCGGCCTGTTCGACTCCTTCTATGCCGAGCAGGCTGATAAACCCGTCATCTTCGATACCAATCGCCAGTGGTGCGCACGACTGCCGGCATTGCAGGACCTGTTTCCCCAAGCCAAGACCATCGCCTGTGTGCGCAACGTCGCCTGGGTGATGGACAGCCTCGAACGTTTGTACCGCGCCGACCCGTTCGAGAACACCAAACTGTTCAACGACGAAGTGGAGCGCAACACCGTCTACAGCCGTTGTGAAACCCTGGCCCAGCGCAATCGCCTGGTGGGTTTTGCCTGGACGGCGCTCAAGGAAGCCTATTACGGCGAAAACGCCGACTCATTGCTGATTGTCGATTACGACCTGCTCAGCCAGGCGCCGGAACGGGTACTGCGCCTGGTCTACGAATTCATCGGTGAGCCGTGGTTCGAGCATGATTTCGACAACCTCGTCTACGACGCGCCGGAGTTTGACCAGGCCCTGGGTGTCTCGGGGTTGCATCGGGTCAAACCCAAGGTCGCCTTGCAGTCCCGGCGAACGATCCTGCCGCCGGACCTGTTCGACAAATATGCCGAGCTGTCCTTTTGGCACGATGGATCATCCAGCGCCGCCAATGTCATTCGTATGAAATCAGACGCCGCGATCAATTGA